One Luteolibacter flavescens genomic region harbors:
- a CDS encoding MlaE family ABC transporter permease, with the protein MAFLRFLGSLVTGFLRYLGEVGILVSGIAGSFLKGKIRWKLVMQQIAEIGYRSQPVVMLTGAFTGAVLAAQSLFQFSALNMETGAGALVSVAMLRELGPSVTALMLAGRVGAAMAAEIGTMQVTEQVDALRSMGVHPVDYLVTPRVIAMVIAIPLLIGESAALGIGASVLVGTGPFNVNPAYWMDQMGKHTDLTDVSIALIKGLVFGLLIVAISCHQGLRASGGAVGVGRSTTRAMVYSALAILVFNFFLTLLLNMIFPAGLSRI; encoded by the coding sequence GTGGCATTCCTGCGGTTTCTCGGCAGCTTGGTGACGGGGTTTCTCCGGTATCTCGGAGAAGTCGGGATTCTTGTGAGCGGGATCGCGGGCTCCTTCCTGAAAGGAAAGATCCGCTGGAAGCTCGTGATGCAGCAGATCGCCGAGATCGGCTATCGTTCGCAGCCGGTCGTGATGCTCACCGGGGCCTTCACCGGGGCCGTGCTGGCGGCGCAGTCGCTTTTCCAATTCTCCGCGCTGAACATGGAAACCGGGGCCGGGGCGCTGGTCAGCGTGGCCATGCTGCGCGAGCTCGGCCCTTCCGTCACCGCGCTCATGCTTGCCGGTCGGGTGGGAGCGGCGATGGCCGCGGAAATCGGCACCATGCAGGTGACGGAGCAGGTGGACGCGCTGCGCTCGATGGGCGTGCATCCGGTGGACTATCTCGTCACCCCGCGGGTCATCGCCATGGTCATCGCCATCCCCCTGCTGATCGGGGAATCGGCGGCGCTAGGCATCGGAGCATCGGTGCTGGTCGGCACCGGCCCCTTCAATGTGAACCCCGCCTACTGGATGGACCAGATGGGCAAGCACACGGACCTGACCGACGTCTCCATCGCCCTGATCAAGGGCCTCGTCTTCGGCCTGCTCATCGTGGCCATCTCCTGCCACCAGGGACTGCGTGCGAGCGGTGGCGCGGTGGGTGTCGGACGCTCGACCACCCGCGCGATGGTTTACTCCGCCCTCGCCATCCTCGTCTTCAATTTCTTCCTCACGCTGCTGCTCAACATGATCTTCCCCGCCGGCCTCAGCCGCATCTGA
- a CDS encoding DUF58 domain-containing protein, with the protein MDSLKLPDCMRLLPAETMGVMKRLEWYARRRMQGTLTGRHSSPDKGFSVEFAEHREYVPGDDPKDLDWRVIAKSDRNVIRQYIEETNLRATLAIDVSGSMKYTGDHAAKMGEVPLSKLEYAKHLAAALSYLFVKQGDAAGLVTFDKEVRSFIRAGSRPSQVRRILEDLHATEAGADTDVGGVLHGVAERIPRRGLVILISDLFDDPVKVIEALHHFDFRQHELVIFHLMAEEELTFPFKSFQRFRDLEGIDAMLRIDPQAVRAAYLEKIRDFVKRIDSACGKLRADYVAVNTKTPLQDTLLRYLGGRK; encoded by the coding sequence ATGGATTCCCTCAAGCTCCCCGACTGCATGCGCCTGCTCCCGGCGGAGACAATGGGCGTGATGAAGCGGCTGGAGTGGTATGCGCGGCGCCGCATGCAAGGCACGCTGACGGGCCGGCACAGCTCGCCGGACAAGGGCTTCTCGGTGGAATTCGCCGAGCACCGCGAATACGTCCCCGGGGATGATCCGAAGGACCTCGACTGGCGCGTCATCGCGAAGAGCGACCGCAACGTGATCCGCCAGTACATCGAGGAGACGAACCTCCGCGCAACCCTCGCCATCGATGTGTCGGGCTCGATGAAATACACGGGCGACCACGCCGCGAAGATGGGGGAGGTGCCGCTTTCCAAGCTGGAGTATGCCAAGCACCTCGCCGCCGCGCTGTCGTATCTCTTCGTGAAGCAAGGCGACGCCGCGGGGCTGGTGACCTTTGACAAGGAGGTCCGCAGCTTCATCCGCGCGGGTAGCAGGCCGAGCCAGGTGCGTCGTATCTTGGAAGACCTGCATGCGACCGAAGCGGGAGCCGATACGGATGTCGGCGGTGTGCTCCATGGCGTGGCCGAACGCATTCCCAGGCGTGGGCTGGTGATCCTGATCAGCGATCTCTTTGACGATCCGGTGAAAGTCATCGAGGCGCTGCATCACTTCGACTTCCGCCAGCATGAGCTGGTCATCTTCCACTTGATGGCGGAGGAAGAGCTGACCTTTCCCTTCAAGAGCTTCCAGCGCTTCCGCGATCTGGAGGGTATCGATGCCATGCTGCGGATCGACCCGCAGGCGGTCCGTGCGGCCTATCTCGAGAAGATCCGCGACTTCGTGAAGCGCATCGACTCCGCATGTGGCAAGCTCCGCGCCGACTACGTGGCCGTGAATACGAAAACCCCGCTGCAGGATACGCTGCTGCGCTATCTGGGAGGGCGGAAGTAG
- a CDS encoding metal ABC transporter ATP-binding protein yields MSHEHHDCCAHHTHHHELVIDSVRVHYRDTVALDNVSFATSCGNRVALVGPNGAGKSTLLKAIAGLVPRTGGSILWRGSAVGRWSREFAYLPQREEVDWSFPITVRGLVEMGRYPQTGMWRRFRAEDDAAVDAALAALDLLDLQKRQIRELSGGQQQRAFLARALAQEAHVLLLDEPFTGLDRNASRQLGDLLAKLSHEGRLVIASHHDLATAPKLFDEALLLKTRPLAFGAAAEALSEENIDLAFGHISDEEDRAAPQPVASAL; encoded by the coding sequence ATGAGCCACGAGCACCACGACTGCTGCGCGCATCACACCCATCACCACGAGCTGGTGATCGATTCGGTGCGCGTCCACTACCGGGACACCGTGGCGCTGGACAATGTCTCCTTTGCCACTTCCTGCGGCAATCGCGTCGCACTGGTCGGGCCGAATGGTGCGGGCAAGAGCACGCTGCTCAAAGCCATCGCCGGGCTGGTCCCGCGAACCGGCGGGAGCATCCTCTGGCGAGGCAGCGCGGTGGGCCGCTGGTCGCGCGAATTCGCCTACCTGCCCCAGCGCGAGGAAGTGGACTGGTCCTTTCCCATCACCGTCCGCGGCTTGGTGGAAATGGGCCGCTATCCTCAGACGGGCATGTGGCGTCGCTTCCGTGCGGAAGACGACGCGGCGGTGGATGCCGCCTTGGCAGCACTTGATCTGCTCGACTTGCAAAAGCGCCAGATCCGCGAGCTCTCCGGCGGGCAACAGCAGCGGGCTTTCCTCGCCCGGGCGCTCGCCCAGGAGGCTCACGTGCTCTTGCTCGACGAGCCATTCACGGGGCTGGATCGCAATGCGTCGCGCCAGCTCGGCGACCTGCTGGCAAAGCTCTCGCACGAGGGGCGATTGGTCATCGCGTCGCACCACGACCTCGCCACCGCTCCGAAGCTCTTCGACGAGGCCCTGCTCTTGAAAACGAGGCCACTGGCATTCGGTGCCGCCGCGGAGGCATTATCGGAGGAAAACATCGATCTCGCCTTTGGCCACATCAGCGATGAGGAGGACCGCGCGGCTCCACAGCCCGTGGCCTCGGCTCTCTAA
- a CDS encoding metal ABC transporter permease — protein sequence MDLLSNPFYQRALAAAILIGFTNGFFSGIVILRRNALSVSALSHTMLPGITLGILITGVLTQLSAFVGALFAALMVGLGSVAVARGNRVAQGTALAVIYTTAFAAGVALLPRLDTRQELEHWLFGDIMAVGNADLWVAFGIGAFTLLIANLLMRPLLLTMFEPNVAAAQGVPVRFIQYLMFALLVLSLVASLQAVGCVLSVGMLVAPAATVSLLTDKTSALFWGGGAVGAIGAAAGVFLSGPLGMAPGPVIVMLLGVLFLLAWLFSPRYGVLAWRR from the coding sequence TTGGACCTTCTCTCCAATCCCTTTTACCAACGTGCGCTCGCCGCGGCGATCCTCATTGGTTTCACGAATGGCTTCTTCAGCGGCATCGTGATCCTGCGGCGGAATGCCCTGTCCGTGAGCGCGCTGTCGCACACCATGCTGCCCGGCATCACGCTCGGCATCCTCATCACCGGCGTGCTCACGCAGCTCAGCGCCTTCGTCGGTGCCTTGTTCGCGGCGCTGATGGTCGGTCTGGGATCGGTGGCGGTGGCACGGGGAAATCGCGTTGCCCAGGGCACCGCGCTGGCCGTGATCTACACCACCGCCTTCGCCGCGGGCGTGGCGCTGCTGCCTCGCCTCGATACCCGGCAGGAGCTGGAGCACTGGCTCTTCGGCGACATCATGGCCGTGGGAAATGCCGACCTGTGGGTAGCCTTCGGCATCGGTGCCTTCACCCTCCTGATCGCGAACCTGCTGATGCGCCCGCTGCTGCTCACCATGTTCGAGCCGAATGTGGCGGCAGCGCAGGGCGTGCCGGTACGATTCATCCAATACTTGATGTTCGCCCTGCTGGTGCTGTCTCTGGTCGCCTCTCTGCAGGCGGTCGGTTGCGTCCTTTCCGTCGGCATGCTGGTCGCTCCCGCTGCCACCGTCTCGCTGCTCACCGACAAGACCTCCGCCCTTTTCTGGGGAGGAGGCGCGGTTGGGGCGATCGGCGCTGCGGCGGGCGTCTTTCTCTCCGGCCCGCTCGGCATGGCGCCCGGGCCGGTGATCGTGATGCTGCTCGGCGTGCTGTTCCTTCTCGCGTGGCTTTTCAGTCCCCGCTACGGCGTTCTCGCTTGGCGAAGATAG
- a CDS encoding PA14 domain-containing protein, with the protein MLFLNPWLLAGLGAVAIPIVIHLVRRQAAKPIDWGAMRFLFDTVAMRRRKMEWEDLLLMAARCLLLGLVALAIARPFVPPDSSVPWMFVLPAALVGIALFGGSFVLGGKGKWILRMSSIVLLLAAVGLVFMERTLNLKRFEASGRRDVALVIDASSSMDLSLDGRTVFSKAVEEAKQLVKDAPRGTAFLVVLGGPAPEAKTAAPLTHRADVLGVLDSLKLIGGTFRAHEALGVATLGLAEGTNASKEIIVFTDAQRAGWRFDNPNAWDGLGEAWQAMPSKPKLLLRDYGVSPTLRNVSIAGIDFSRSVVGTDREVTLRVTVENTGTEAVTPGAVSLEIGGAKTGEKPVGLLVAGQRESVEFSHRFSQPGPQAITVRIDARDDLAADDEAERVVNVRANLPVLLVDGNPAGSFFERAAGYSALALAPTSDLRRGKTAGKDYLMDPEVIPAPELKDGDLEGRAVIVLADVPRLPERLASKIAAAVNDGAGLMIIAGPRAEAAFYNQWTGGDGPLLPMPLGDVAVDADGVSPSPATFLHEAVALFKDEKNSDLATAKVKQWRKTGEAIGGVPVAAFLNGDPFLAAKNYGNGRTLLATCAFDARSGNLPALRGFVPLVHELVAWSAGRGVDLNVEAAWSPSVAMHGSSGGLTASYWANREWKGQPKFVRTDSSIDFRWGDQKPDKRLPNDRFSIEWRGQLLPAETGEYELTAEVDDVLQLRIGDKSYETGWGRKELGKVTLEKGKAVPFIAKYYEEGGDAYARLYWTPPGGTRQIIPAHAFRPEKVREAGEPMRVVDPTGSPRQAMLRPARVGRELAIGGSAVPGIYQVTPDEELQGLLGIPEKSTLPVAVLSDPGESRFESRTPDDLALVRKHADLLQPSSVADMVGVLQGKGFGREIWKLLAVAGLILFILESVLARWVSRNRRSAENIRVDFGQEAVWK; encoded by the coding sequence ATGCTTTTCCTCAATCCATGGCTTCTGGCTGGCCTCGGCGCGGTGGCGATTCCCATCGTCATCCATCTCGTGCGGCGGCAGGCCGCGAAGCCGATCGACTGGGGGGCGATGCGTTTCCTCTTCGACACGGTGGCGATGCGCCGCCGGAAAATGGAGTGGGAGGACCTGCTGCTGATGGCCGCGCGTTGCCTCCTGTTAGGTCTGGTGGCATTGGCCATCGCCCGGCCCTTCGTGCCGCCGGATTCCAGCGTCCCGTGGATGTTCGTGCTGCCCGCGGCACTGGTCGGGATCGCTTTGTTCGGGGGATCGTTTGTCCTGGGTGGAAAGGGGAAATGGATCCTCCGGATGTCCTCCATCGTACTTCTGCTCGCGGCTGTCGGCCTGGTCTTCATGGAGCGCACGCTGAATCTGAAGCGCTTCGAAGCGAGCGGGCGTCGCGACGTCGCGCTGGTCATCGATGCCTCGTCCTCGATGGATCTGTCACTGGATGGCAGGACCGTCTTCAGCAAGGCGGTGGAGGAGGCGAAGCAACTCGTGAAAGACGCGCCACGCGGCACCGCATTCCTCGTCGTGCTCGGCGGCCCGGCGCCGGAGGCGAAGACCGCGGCTCCTCTCACGCATCGCGCCGATGTGCTCGGCGTGCTGGATTCGCTCAAGCTGATCGGCGGCACGTTCCGCGCGCATGAGGCGCTGGGCGTTGCGACGCTCGGACTTGCAGAAGGGACGAATGCCTCGAAGGAAATCATCGTATTCACCGATGCCCAGCGTGCGGGTTGGCGATTCGACAATCCGAATGCGTGGGACGGTCTCGGCGAGGCCTGGCAGGCCATGCCCTCGAAGCCGAAGCTCCTGCTGCGCGACTACGGCGTCTCGCCGACGCTGCGGAATGTCTCCATCGCGGGCATCGATTTTTCCAGGAGCGTGGTGGGCACGGATCGCGAGGTGACGCTGCGCGTGACGGTGGAGAATACCGGCACGGAAGCCGTCACTCCCGGGGCGGTGAGCCTGGAAATCGGTGGAGCGAAGACAGGTGAGAAACCGGTGGGGCTGCTCGTCGCGGGGCAGAGGGAGAGCGTCGAATTCAGCCATCGTTTTTCCCAACCCGGACCGCAGGCAATCACGGTGCGGATCGATGCCCGCGACGACCTCGCCGCGGATGATGAGGCGGAGCGTGTCGTCAACGTGCGGGCGAATCTCCCGGTGCTGCTGGTGGATGGAAATCCCGCGGGTTCGTTCTTCGAAAGGGCTGCCGGGTATTCGGCTCTGGCTCTCGCCCCCACGTCCGACCTGCGCCGCGGCAAGACCGCTGGCAAGGACTACCTGATGGATCCCGAGGTGATTCCGGCTCCGGAATTGAAGGACGGCGATCTCGAAGGGCGTGCGGTGATCGTCCTCGCGGACGTCCCCCGTTTGCCGGAGCGGCTTGCGTCGAAGATCGCCGCCGCGGTCAATGATGGCGCGGGCCTCATGATCATCGCGGGACCACGCGCCGAGGCTGCCTTCTACAATCAATGGACCGGGGGCGATGGTCCGCTGCTGCCGATGCCGCTGGGTGATGTGGCGGTGGACGCCGATGGGGTGTCGCCTTCTCCGGCGACCTTTCTTCATGAGGCGGTGGCTCTCTTCAAGGATGAGAAGAATTCAGACCTCGCGACGGCCAAGGTGAAACAGTGGCGGAAGACCGGCGAGGCGATCGGAGGGGTGCCCGTCGCGGCCTTCCTGAATGGCGATCCTTTCCTGGCGGCGAAGAACTACGGCAATGGTCGTACTTTGCTCGCCACCTGCGCCTTCGATGCCCGCTCGGGCAATCTCCCGGCGCTGCGTGGCTTCGTCCCGCTGGTCCACGAGCTGGTCGCATGGTCGGCGGGCAGGGGAGTGGACCTGAATGTGGAGGCTGCGTGGAGTCCGTCCGTGGCGATGCATGGTTCGTCAGGCGGGCTGACTGCCAGCTACTGGGCGAACCGCGAGTGGAAGGGGCAGCCAAAGTTCGTGCGTACGGATTCCTCCATCGACTTCCGCTGGGGCGATCAGAAGCCGGACAAACGCCTGCCAAATGACCGCTTCTCCATCGAGTGGCGCGGTCAGCTCCTCCCGGCGGAGACGGGGGAATACGAGCTCACCGCCGAGGTGGACGACGTGCTGCAACTCCGCATCGGCGACAAATCCTACGAGACCGGTTGGGGTCGGAAGGAGCTTGGCAAGGTGACCTTGGAGAAAGGCAAGGCCGTGCCATTCATTGCGAAGTATTATGAAGAAGGCGGGGATGCCTACGCCCGCCTCTACTGGACGCCTCCCGGTGGCACCCGCCAAATCATTCCGGCTCATGCATTCCGGCCGGAGAAGGTCCGCGAAGCTGGTGAGCCGATGCGCGTGGTCGATCCCACGGGATCTCCCCGCCAGGCGATGCTGAGGCCCGCACGAGTCGGGCGGGAGTTGGCCATCGGTGGCTCTGCCGTGCCGGGGATCTATCAGGTCACGCCGGATGAGGAACTTCAGGGACTGCTAGGCATTCCCGAGAAGTCCACGCTTCCCGTCGCGGTTCTCAGTGATCCGGGCGAAAGCCGTTTCGAATCACGCACGCCCGACGATCTGGCGCTCGTCCGGAAGCATGCCGACCTCCTGCAGCCCTCGTCCGTGGCGGACATGGTCGGCGTGCTCCAGGGCAAGGGCTTCGGCCGCGAAATCTGGAAGCTCCTCGCTGTCGCAGGCTTAATTCTTTTCATCCTTGAGAGCGTCCTTGCCCGCTGGGTCTCCCGGAACCGGAGGTCCGCCGAGAATATCCGGGTCGATTTCGGTCAGGAAGCAGTTTGGAAGTAA
- a CDS encoding MMPL family transporter has product MRKWWLHLMLVAAIAVAALGITRLKFDTDILSMLPGELPEVKGLKAQHQAFARQDEAILLLETDSTDEDHAPTKLAESLAAHLEKDGVVKRARWQPQWVADPQGLSELLAYLWLNGDPDDVRALAERLSEEKSQATLDAALEEIATSLSGQDLAMQAHDPFGFLGHPAVADVLGSSGGGGGANFTSADGTAHLIFLDAPGEVPGYREAGAWLDSVRGSIRNWQASLDTSTHEPDPSSSSLQPEDRPQIARVSLTGEPAFSSEIGMAMEKDMSGSIGLTLTLIALLFWWMQRRLMLLHGLVLTLCLVFAVALGVAGWIYGELSIMALASAEILIGLATDYGLVICQEAKVAGHDRKKLLLASGRPVLCGALTTAIVFSALNLGGLPGMAQLGSIVGWGLLAAGILMIHFYLPWVAKFGVDRAPAEDEAKWIPRRRRSWMITVGICMAAFAILAWKGMPGVEFDSKIMRPRNSTAMEAFERMREKFPDKDPRLLRLVVQASDDTTMLSRLAEAESRLAAAEKGGVLMEAALPSAWWPDPEKQKANRDALLAIARDAPRLLAAADETGFTEAGTALGRQVFAFLEKAEPGFYPASPAAREIMRLFVQRNDEGGGLVLGSVLPDPSVDPLTPGYPRLRELNAEGIWLSGWSLFKPAIAGLVKEDVTRMLLPMGVILLGMMFIIFRRVRDVGLALFTMIISTLVLLAVMTLFGLKWNFVNLMATPLLLGTGIDYAIHVTLTLRRTGMCFKELWNGTGKALLFCGASNVIGFGSLMFSSSDALASLGQVAVIGILLSMAFSIFLLPGWHSRGAAKEA; this is encoded by the coding sequence ATGCGGAAATGGTGGCTTCACCTTATGCTCGTCGCGGCGATTGCCGTGGCGGCGCTGGGAATCACGCGGCTGAAATTCGACACGGACATCCTCTCGATGCTTCCCGGCGAGCTGCCGGAGGTGAAGGGGCTGAAGGCGCAGCATCAGGCATTCGCACGGCAGGATGAGGCGATCCTCCTGCTTGAGACGGATTCAACAGACGAAGACCACGCACCGACGAAGCTCGCCGAATCGCTGGCCGCGCATCTGGAAAAAGACGGCGTGGTGAAGCGCGCGCGCTGGCAGCCGCAGTGGGTGGCCGATCCCCAAGGCCTCTCCGAATTGCTCGCCTACCTGTGGCTGAATGGTGACCCTGACGATGTCCGCGCGCTTGCGGAGCGGCTTTCCGAGGAAAAATCGCAGGCCACCCTGGATGCCGCTTTGGAGGAAATCGCGACCTCGCTCTCGGGGCAGGACCTCGCGATGCAGGCGCACGATCCCTTCGGCTTTCTCGGTCATCCCGCGGTGGCGGACGTGCTTGGCTCGTCCGGCGGCGGAGGTGGGGCGAATTTCACCAGCGCCGACGGCACCGCGCATCTCATCTTCCTGGATGCTCCGGGGGAGGTGCCCGGCTATCGCGAGGCCGGTGCGTGGCTCGATTCCGTCCGCGGCTCGATCAGGAATTGGCAGGCGTCCCTCGATACCTCGACCCATGAGCCTGATCCCTCTTCATCGTCACTGCAGCCCGAGGATCGACCCCAGATCGCGCGCGTTTCCCTAACAGGTGAACCCGCGTTTTCCTCGGAGATCGGCATGGCGATGGAGAAGGACATGAGCGGCTCCATCGGCCTCACGCTCACGCTGATCGCGCTGCTCTTCTGGTGGATGCAGCGGCGGCTGATGCTGCTGCATGGACTGGTGCTCACGCTGTGCCTCGTCTTTGCCGTGGCGCTCGGTGTCGCGGGCTGGATCTATGGCGAGCTGTCCATCATGGCGCTGGCCTCGGCGGAGATCCTGATCGGCCTCGCGACGGACTACGGTTTGGTGATTTGCCAGGAGGCAAAGGTGGCTGGGCACGATCGCAAGAAGCTCTTGCTCGCGAGCGGTCGGCCGGTCCTCTGCGGTGCGCTCACCACGGCCATTGTCTTCTCTGCGCTGAATCTCGGCGGCCTGCCCGGCATGGCGCAGCTCGGCTCGATCGTCGGCTGGGGCCTGCTTGCCGCGGGCATTCTCATGATCCACTTCTACCTCCCGTGGGTGGCGAAGTTCGGCGTGGACCGAGCACCGGCCGAGGACGAGGCGAAGTGGATCCCGCGCCGCCGCCGATCATGGATGATCACTGTCGGCATCTGCATGGCTGCCTTCGCCATCCTCGCGTGGAAGGGCATGCCGGGCGTGGAATTCGACTCGAAGATCATGCGCCCTCGCAACAGCACGGCGATGGAAGCCTTCGAGCGCATGCGGGAAAAATTCCCGGACAAGGACCCGCGCTTGCTCCGTCTGGTGGTGCAGGCATCTGACGATACGACGATGCTCTCGCGGCTTGCCGAGGCGGAGTCGAGGCTGGCAGCAGCGGAAAAGGGAGGCGTGCTCATGGAGGCAGCGCTGCCGTCCGCATGGTGGCCGGATCCGGAGAAGCAGAAGGCGAATCGGGATGCGCTGCTCGCCATCGCACGGGATGCTCCGCGCCTGCTCGCCGCTGCGGATGAGACAGGCTTCACGGAAGCGGGCACCGCGCTGGGACGGCAGGTCTTCGCTTTCCTGGAGAAAGCCGAGCCTGGCTTTTACCCGGCCTCGCCCGCCGCGCGTGAGATCATGCGCCTTTTCGTTCAACGGAATGACGAGGGTGGGGGACTCGTCCTCGGCTCGGTGCTGCCGGACCCGTCTGTCGATCCTCTCACGCCGGGCTATCCGCGGCTGCGCGAGCTGAATGCCGAGGGTATCTGGCTCAGCGGATGGAGCCTCTTCAAGCCTGCTATCGCAGGTCTCGTGAAAGAGGACGTGACCCGTATGCTGCTGCCGATGGGGGTGATCCTGTTAGGAATGATGTTCATCATCTTCCGCCGCGTGCGCGATGTCGGGCTGGCGCTGTTCACCATGATCATCAGCACGCTCGTGCTGCTCGCGGTGATGACGCTCTTCGGGTTGAAGTGGAATTTCGTGAACCTCATGGCCACGCCGCTGCTGCTCGGCACGGGCATCGACTACGCCATCCATGTGACCCTCACGCTGCGCCGGACCGGCATGTGCTTCAAGGAACTCTGGAATGGCACGGGCAAGGCGCTGCTTTTCTGCGGTGCCTCGAATGTCATCGGCTTCGGCTCGCTGATGTTTTCCTCAAGCGATGCGCTGGCCAGCCTCGGTCAGGTGGCCGTGATCGGCATCCTGCTTTCGATGGCCTTCTCGATTTTCCTTCTGCCCGGATGGCACTCGCGGGGAGCAGCGAAAGAGGCGTAA
- a CDS encoding AAA family ATPase yields the protein MSNDDKAAVEKLHATYRQMKTELGRVIVGQEQVVEQALMAIFCRGHALLVGVPGLAKTLLVATLSRALDLGFKRIQFTPDLMPADITGTDVLEIDPETGRRGFRFVHGPIFTNLLLADEINRTPPKTQAALLEAMQEHHVTVGEHTLNLPKPFFVLATQNPIEQEGTYPLPEAQLDRFLFNILVDYPSEEEEREIIRRVTSPGDTEITPLMSAEEIIHLQQVVKRVPVGDHVIDFAAKLARATRPKDASAPDFVKEMVGWGAGPRAGISLISAAKAHAVLRGRFHATTSDVAAIATPVLRHRVLTTFNAEAAGVTSDDVIKRLVKTLAPREELVV from the coding sequence ATGAGCAACGACGACAAGGCGGCGGTGGAGAAGCTCCATGCGACCTACCGGCAGATGAAGACCGAGCTTGGCCGGGTCATCGTCGGTCAGGAGCAGGTGGTGGAGCAGGCGTTGATGGCGATTTTCTGCCGCGGTCATGCGTTGCTCGTGGGGGTGCCCGGCTTGGCAAAGACGCTGCTCGTCGCGACGCTGTCGCGTGCGCTGGACCTGGGCTTCAAGCGCATCCAATTCACCCCGGACCTCATGCCGGCGGACATCACGGGGACGGATGTGCTGGAAATCGATCCCGAGACCGGCCGCCGTGGCTTCCGTTTTGTCCACGGACCCATTTTCACGAACCTCTTGCTGGCGGACGAGATCAACCGCACGCCGCCGAAGACCCAGGCGGCCCTGCTGGAGGCGATGCAGGAGCATCACGTGACCGTGGGCGAGCACACGCTGAACCTGCCGAAGCCGTTCTTCGTCCTCGCGACGCAGAATCCCATCGAGCAGGAGGGCACCTATCCGCTGCCGGAGGCGCAGCTTGATCGCTTCCTTTTCAACATCCTTGTCGACTATCCAAGCGAAGAGGAGGAGCGCGAGATCATCCGCCGGGTGACGAGCCCGGGCGACACGGAGATCACGCCGCTGATGAGTGCGGAGGAAATCATCCATCTCCAGCAGGTGGTGAAGCGGGTGCCGGTGGGCGACCATGTGATCGACTTCGCTGCGAAGCTCGCGCGGGCGACCCGGCCGAAGGATGCATCGGCACCGGATTTCGTGAAGGAGATGGTCGGCTGGGGCGCGGGTCCGCGCGCCGGCATCAGCCTGATTTCCGCGGCGAAGGCGCACGCGGTGCTACGGGGTCGCTTCCACGCCACCACGTCGGACGTCGCGGCCATCGCCACGCCGGTGCTGCGTCATCGCGTGCTCACCACCTTCAATGCGGAAGCTGCCGGGGTGACGAGCGACGATGTGATCAAGCGCCTCGTGAAGACCCTCGCCCCGCGCGAGGAACTGGTGGTTTGA
- a CDS encoding phosphoribosylanthranilate isomerase, with protein MSPERFLSPDTTSLKICGVTLADDAMRLTALGVEALGANFWPHSKRYLAPERAAFLRELEGRILRVGVFVNADLKLPARLFREGYLDLIQLHGDETPDDVVRLKEAGIPVIKALGVRALADLERASDFQADGILLDAHAPGVYGGTGETIDWTLARRFVEENPALPVILAGGITPDNAAAAVSAVRPAALDIASGAEESPGVKDFGKVAALLAACGQ; from the coding sequence GTGAGCCCAGAACGCTTCCTCTCCCCCGACACGACCTCGCTGAAGATCTGTGGTGTCACGCTTGCCGATGACGCCATGCGATTGACCGCGCTCGGCGTGGAGGCCCTCGGTGCGAATTTTTGGCCGCACTCGAAACGCTACCTCGCCCCGGAGCGGGCAGCATTCCTCAGGGAACTGGAAGGGCGCATCCTGCGCGTCGGCGTCTTTGTAAATGCCGACCTCAAGCTCCCCGCCCGCCTCTTCCGCGAGGGCTACCTCGATCTCATCCAGCTCCATGGCGACGAGACGCCGGACGACGTCGTGCGCTTGAAGGAAGCAGGCATCCCCGTGATCAAGGCCCTCGGCGTTCGCGCGCTGGCGGACCTTGAGCGCGCCAGCGACTTCCAGGCCGATGGAATCCTGCTCGATGCCCACGCTCCCGGCGTCTATGGCGGCACCGGCGAGACGATCGACTGGACCTTGGCCCGGCGTTTCGTAGAGGAAAATCCCGCCTTGCCGGTCATCCTCGCGGGTGGGATCACGCCCGACAATGCCGCCGCCGCGGTCTCCGCCGTGCGCCCTGCCGCCCTCGACATCGCCTCCGGAGCCGAGGAAAGCCCCGGTGTGAAGGATTTCGGCAAGGTCGCAGCGTTGCTGGCCGCTTGCGGACAGTGA